A single window of Acetohalobium arabaticum DSM 5501 DNA harbors:
- a CDS encoding competence type IV pilus major pilin ComGC, which produces MISKLRRRMSFVSEEDGFTLIELMIVIAVLGVLAGIAIPRFSGVTDKADIASAESDLRNLQTAAEMYIAEHSTTPNSITSLSGYIDDAESDDYYNNNYEFNDDGNGDYKIETSEEVGGKTVFVTPGGIGTN; this is translated from the coding sequence ATGATTTCTAAGTTGAGAAGAAGAATGAGTTTTGTTAGTGAGGAAGACGGTTTTACGTTGATTGAGTTGATGATTGTAATTGCTGTGTTGGGGGTTCTGGCTGGAATTGCTATTCCTAGATTTAGTGGAGTGACAGATAAGGCTGATATTGCTTCAGCAGAAAGTGATTTAAGAAATCTGCAAACAGCAGCTGAAATGTATATTGCAGAACATTCTACTACTCCTAATTCTATTACTAGTCTTAGTGGTTATATTGATGATGCTGAAAGTGATGATTATTATAATAATAATTATGAATTTAATGATGATGGAAATGGAGATTATAAAATAGAAACTTCAGAAGAGGTTGGAGGCAAAACTGTATTTGTTACACCAGGTGGTATAGGAACAAACTAA
- a CDS encoding type II secretion system F family protein, translated as MIDRLRNRGYYITSIEEEQESSSLGDKLKQFKKVKLKDLALFCRQFATMIDAGVSLVRALDILGDQTGNPKLREAIRSVQEHVEGGVSLSNALEEEDHVFPRLFISMVEAGETGGILDEVLLEMADHFEKENEMKQQITSALAYPAVITLVAVGVVVFLVTVILPTFVDIFAGMNIQLPLPTRILLTTSNLISSYWYLFVGAVLVVISFSYYYYQTDRGKRQIDWLLLKLPLFGDLIIKISVARFSRTLGTLISSGVTILEGLEVVSRVVSNQIVAEQLNEARNSISAGESMADPLQQNGLFPQMVIQMIRIGEETGSLDQMLNRVAQFYDQEVEHKVEGMVSLIEPALILILGLVVGSIVVSMMLPMFNMMQGF; from the coding sequence GTGATTGATAGGCTTAGAAATAGAGGCTATTATATTACTTCAATTGAAGAAGAGCAAGAAAGCAGCAGTTTAGGAGATAAATTAAAGCAGTTTAAGAAAGTAAAATTAAAAGATCTAGCTCTTTTCTGCCGCCAGTTTGCTACTATGATAGATGCTGGAGTTTCCTTAGTTAGAGCCCTTGATATTCTCGGTGATCAGACAGGGAATCCCAAATTACGTGAAGCAATTAGATCTGTTCAGGAACATGTAGAAGGCGGAGTATCTCTCTCCAATGCCCTAGAGGAAGAAGACCATGTTTTTCCCCGGCTCTTTATCAGTATGGTAGAAGCCGGAGAGACCGGCGGTATCCTGGATGAAGTCTTACTGGAGATGGCCGACCACTTCGAAAAAGAGAATGAGATGAAACAGCAGATCACATCAGCTCTAGCCTACCCAGCAGTTATTACTCTGGTGGCTGTGGGAGTAGTTGTCTTCTTAGTTACAGTTATTCTGCCTACCTTTGTTGATATCTTTGCCGGAATGAATATTCAGCTGCCGCTACCGACACGAATCTTACTGACTACTAGCAATTTAATATCCAGCTACTGGTATCTTTTTGTAGGAGCAGTTTTAGTAGTTATATCCTTTAGTTATTACTATTATCAGACAGATAGGGGAAAACGGCAGATAGATTGGCTGCTGCTTAAACTGCCGTTATTTGGCGATTTGATTATCAAGATTTCAGTAGCCAGATTCAGCCGGACATTGGGTACTTTAATCAGCAGCGGTGTTACTATTTTGGAAGGGCTAGAGGTAGTAAGTAGGGTAGTTTCCAATCAGATAGTAGCAGAACAGCTTAATGAAGCTCGGAATAGCATTAGTGCCGGTGAAAGTATGGCTGATCCGCTCCAACAGAATGGTCTATTTCCCCAGATGGTAATTCAGATGATCAGAATTGGAGAGGAAACCGGTAGCTTAGATCAGATGCTGAATCGAGTAGCCCAGTTTTATGATCAGGAAGTGGAGCATAAAGTAGAAGGTATGGTTTCGCTAATTGAACCGGCTTTAATTTTGATATTAGGCTTAGTAGTAGGTAGTATTGTAGTTTCTATGATGCTTCCGATGTTTAATATGATGCAGGGGTTTTAA
- a CDS encoding type IV pilus twitching motility protein PilT: MELDDLLREGIRVGASDIHLTVGIEPTARINGNLRKLCDSKINSDKINGLVAGMLGSNEEEIYKETGEVDFAYHLDNYRFRVNVFKQRGNPAAVLRIIPNEILSLEELGLPEKLKELALKPRGLFLVTGPTGSGKSTTLASMIDLVNSKMDKHIITLEDPIEYVHQHKRSIINQRAVGKDTDNFANGLRSALRQDPDIILVGEMRDLETISTAITAAETGHLVLATLHTNNASETIERIINVFPAHQQTQVRTQLALTLEGVLSQQLLPTIDNLDRVVATELMIANSAVRNLIREDKTHQLESVMQTGSDEGMHTMDYSLRDLYLNGKISRKMALERAVNVETLKKQI; encoded by the coding sequence ATGGAATTAGATGATCTTCTGCGGGAAGGGATTAGAGTAGGAGCTTCTGATATTCATCTGACTGTAGGAATTGAACCGACGGCGCGAATTAATGGGAATTTACGGAAGTTATGTGATAGCAAGATAAATTCTGACAAAATTAATGGTTTAGTGGCAGGAATGCTGGGGTCTAATGAAGAAGAAATATATAAGGAAACAGGTGAAGTAGATTTTGCTTATCATCTGGATAACTATCGCTTTCGTGTTAATGTTTTTAAACAACGGGGGAATCCGGCGGCAGTTCTGCGGATTATTCCTAATGAGATTCTGAGTCTAGAGGAGTTAGGACTGCCGGAGAAATTAAAAGAACTGGCTTTAAAGCCGCGTGGTCTCTTTTTAGTAACGGGACCTACTGGCAGCGGGAAATCGACCACTTTAGCTTCAATGATTGATCTGGTTAACAGTAAGATGGACAAGCATATCATTACTTTAGAAGATCCAATTGAATATGTTCATCAGCATAAACGGAGTATTATCAATCAGCGGGCTGTAGGAAAGGATACTGATAATTTTGCTAATGGTTTGAGATCGGCTCTAAGACAGGATCCCGATATAATTTTAGTCGGTGAGATGAGAGATTTAGAAACTATCTCGACGGCAATTACTGCTGCTGAAACTGGCCATCTGGTGTTGGCTACTCTACATACTAATAATGCTTCGGAAACAATTGAGCGAATCATTAATGTCTTTCCGGCCCATCAACAGACTCAGGTTAGAACTCAGCTGGCATTAACACTGGAAGGGGTCTTATCCCAGCAGCTGCTGCCGACAATTGATAATCTGGATAGAGTAGTGGCTACGGAGCTCATGATTGCTAATTCAGCAGTCAGAAACTTAATTAGAGAAGATAAGACTCATCAGTTGGAATCAGTAATGCAGACTGGAAGTGATGAAGGAATGCATACGATGGATTATTCGCTGCGTGATCTATACTTAAACGGCAAGATAAGTAGAAAAATGGCTCTAGAACGGGCGGTTAATGTTGAGACCCTTAAGAAGCAGATTTAG
- the gspE gene encoding type II secretion system ATPase GspE codes for MIKKKRLGDILVDVGFITEEELQEALEQQKGTEKRLGTVLKEMKLVTEQDVMEALEYQLGIPQVNLNKFIIDSEVIKMIPQSLAERHRAIPIKKEDNTLTVAMADPLDVLAIDDIRIKTDCEVIPVIASEDEIQQAIEQYFGSEDIVNEFIEDIDARQIELDSEEEMEVDRLREMVDEAPVVRLVNNIINEGVKLRASDIHIEPQGDEVQVRYRVDGILRNEMDIPKHTHSALVSRIKIMADMDIAERRRPQDGRIQMMIRDKEIDLRISVLPTIEGEKVVIRILDKDNLMLELNELGFLPEHLTDFKSMIQQPHGMLLITGPTGSGKTTTLYSALNRLNTEEKNIITIEDPVEYTLNGINQVQTNPQVGLTFADGLRSILRQDPDIVMVGEIRDKETAEIAIHAALTGHLVLTTLHTNEAAGALTRLINMGIEPFLVASSVIGVVAQRLVRTICDNCKAKDEELAVDFNLGKYIDGEEVLEIYEGDGCRRCNERGYLGRTAIHEILEIDSEIKKLIVKKASAAEIEEQAVNNGMITLESSGLEKVNQGITTLEEVMRVTKVYVD; via the coding sequence GTGATCAAAAAGAAACGGTTAGGGGATATTCTGGTTGATGTTGGATTTATTACTGAAGAAGAACTACAGGAGGCTTTAGAACAGCAGAAGGGAACTGAAAAGAGGTTGGGTACTGTTCTAAAGGAGATGAAGCTGGTTACCGAACAGGATGTAATGGAGGCTTTAGAATATCAGTTAGGGATTCCACAGGTTAATCTCAATAAGTTCATTATTGATTCCGAGGTAATTAAGATGATTCCACAGTCGCTGGCTGAAAGACATCGGGCAATTCCGATTAAGAAAGAGGATAATACTTTAACAGTTGCTATGGCTGATCCTCTCGATGTACTGGCTATTGATGATATTAGAATTAAGACTGACTGTGAAGTAATACCGGTGATTGCCAGTGAAGATGAGATTCAGCAGGCTATAGAACAGTATTTTGGCAGCGAAGATATAGTTAATGAATTTATTGAGGATATAGATGCCCGACAGATAGAACTTGACAGTGAGGAAGAGATGGAAGTAGACCGGCTGCGCGAGATGGTAGATGAGGCGCCGGTAGTTAGATTAGTAAATAATATTATCAATGAAGGAGTTAAGCTGCGGGCCAGCGATATTCATATAGAGCCTCAGGGAGATGAAGTGCAGGTTAGATATAGAGTCGATGGTATTCTGCGAAATGAAATGGATATTCCCAAGCATACTCATTCTGCTTTAGTTTCTAGAATTAAGATTATGGCTGACATGGATATTGCTGAGCGGCGCAGACCTCAAGACGGCAGAATTCAGATGATGATCAGGGATAAAGAGATAGATCTTCGAATTTCGGTTCTGCCGACGATAGAGGGTGAGAAAGTAGTAATCAGGATTTTAGATAAGGATAATCTGATGCTGGAGCTTAATGAGTTAGGATTCTTACCTGAGCATTTAACAGACTTTAAATCTATGATTCAACAGCCCCACGGGATGTTATTGATTACTGGTCCAACCGGCAGCGGCAAGACAACGACGCTTTATTCGGCACTTAATCGGTTGAATACAGAAGAGAAGAATATTATTACTATTGAAGATCCAGTTGAGTATACTCTGAACGGAATCAATCAGGTTCAGACCAATCCCCAAGTAGGACTTACTTTTGCTGATGGACTTCGATCTATTCTCCGGCAGGATCCGGATATAGTGATGGTTGGTGAGATTCGGGATAAAGAGACGGCAGAGATTGCTATTCATGCTGCACTAACGGGACATTTAGTCTTAACTACTCTCCATACTAATGAAGCTGCGGGGGCCTTAACGAGACTGATCAATATGGGAATTGAACCTTTCTTAGTTGCTTCTTCAGTTATCGGTGTTGTTGCTCAGCGGCTGGTTAGAACTATCTGTGATAACTGTAAGGCTAAGGACGAAGAATTGGCAGTTGATTTTAATTTAGGTAAGTATATAGATGGTGAGGAAGTATTGGAAATCTATGAAGGAGATGGCTGCCGCCGATGTAATGAGCGGGGCTATTTAGGTAGAACAGCGATTCATGAGATTTTGGAGATTGATTCTGAGATTAAGAAGTTGATTGTTAAGAAAGCTTCGGCTGCTGAGATTGAAGAGCAGGCGGTAAACAATGGTATGATTACATTGGAGTCTTCAGGCTTAGAGAAGGTTAATCAGGGGATTACTACTTTAGAAGAGGTTATGAGAGTAACCAAAGTCTATGTAGATTAG
- the aroE gene encoding shikimate dehydrogenase has protein sequence MSLDHLNLEERELVGLFGYPVKHSLSPVMHNTAFSKLDLDYLYLPFEVEPDNLKAAVEGIRGLNLRGVNLTIPHKEAVIPYLDQVSKEAELIGAVNTIKNEAGELIGYNTDGRGFVRSLQEEGFMPQNKNVLIVGAGGAARAVAFQLGLEGVERLYVANRTFKKAEDLVSDIKKGLEMETVQPLPLKQEKLKKIISGIDLLVDTTPIGMHPESDVEPVIEPELIQPDMVVSDLVYNPVETSLLKAAKDRGAKTVSGLGMLVHQGAISFEIWTGKKAPVKLMAETIRDNIELE, from the coding sequence ATGAGTTTGGACCATCTTAATCTAGAGGAGCGAGAATTAGTTGGTTTATTCGGTTATCCAGTGAAGCATTCTTTATCTCCGGTGATGCATAATACAGCTTTTTCAAAGTTAGATCTGGATTATCTATATCTTCCCTTTGAAGTAGAGCCTGATAATTTAAAAGCAGCAGTAGAGGGAATTAGGGGCCTTAATCTGCGGGGAGTAAATCTTACTATTCCGCATAAGGAAGCAGTCATTCCTTATCTGGATCAGGTATCAAAAGAAGCTGAATTGATCGGTGCTGTGAATACAATCAAAAATGAAGCTGGAGAGTTAATCGGGTATAATACCGACGGACGCGGTTTTGTTAGATCATTACAGGAAGAAGGCTTTATGCCGCAGAATAAGAATGTATTAATTGTTGGTGCGGGTGGTGCAGCTCGGGCTGTGGCCTTTCAGCTTGGATTAGAAGGGGTTGAGAGGCTTTATGTTGCTAACCGTACTTTTAAGAAGGCTGAAGATTTAGTTTCTGATATTAAAAAAGGATTAGAAATGGAAACAGTTCAGCCTTTACCGCTTAAACAGGAGAAGTTAAAGAAAATTATAAGCGGAATAGATCTGCTGGTGGATACTACTCCTATCGGAATGCATCCTGAATCTGATGTAGAGCCGGTAATTGAGCCGGAGTTGATTCAGCCTGATATGGTGGTTAGTGATTTAGTCTATAATCCTGTTGAAACTAGTCTGCTGAAGGCAGCTAAGGATAGAGGAGCCAAAACCGTCAGCGGACTGGGGATGTTGGTCCATCAGGGAGCAATTTCTTTTGAAATCTGGACAGGAAAGAAAGCACCGGTAAAGTTAATGGCGGAAACTATCAGAGATAATATTGAATTAGAGTAA
- a CDS encoding DMT family transporter — protein MEEYEEVSFKKRIKADLALLFVVFVWGTTFAIMKGVFDIVTPFYFLTLRFWTAVIVLVLIFHRRLKKLDWETIKLGSFVGIFLFGGFAFQVVGLNYTTASKAGFLTGLSVVIVPILSAIILKKIPSMLTVIGVTLATIGLGLLSFNGEFIFNFGDFLVFLCAVSLAVYILLVGKYVQQKDSILLTIVQITTVALLSGFSSLVEGSFEVVLQPELWGAVVYMAFFATTLALVVQNKAQEFTTPTRTAIIFSMEPVFAAVFAYFYLGEVISVNSYWGGLLIVVGMIIAELKLSKPKEEAV, from the coding sequence ATGGAAGAGTATGAAGAAGTATCATTTAAAAAGAGGATTAAAGCAGATTTAGCTTTATTATTTGTAGTCTTTGTCTGGGGGACAACCTTTGCAATTATGAAGGGCGTTTTTGATATAGTAACACCGTTTTACTTTCTAACGCTGCGGTTTTGGACAGCAGTTATAGTATTGGTATTAATATTTCACCGCCGGTTGAAGAAATTGGATTGGGAGACTATTAAGCTCGGTTCTTTTGTAGGAATCTTTTTATTTGGAGGCTTTGCTTTTCAGGTGGTAGGTCTAAATTATACTACTGCTTCTAAAGCAGGCTTTCTAACAGGTCTATCAGTAGTTATTGTACCGATTTTATCAGCAATTATTCTAAAGAAGATACCTTCCATGTTAACGGTTATTGGTGTTACTTTAGCTACTATTGGACTTGGTCTATTATCGTTTAATGGAGAGTTTATCTTTAATTTTGGTGATTTTTTGGTCTTTTTATGTGCAGTTTCCCTGGCTGTCTATATTCTACTAGTAGGAAAGTATGTTCAGCAGAAGGATTCAATTCTGTTGACTATAGTCCAGATTACAACAGTAGCTTTATTGAGTGGTTTTTCGTCTTTAGTGGAAGGGAGTTTTGAGGTGGTGTTGCAGCCTGAACTCTGGGGTGCAGTAGTCTATATGGCGTTTTTTGCTACTACCTTGGCCTTAGTAGTACAGAATAAGGCCCAGGAATTTACAACACCGACTAGAACTGCTATTATTTTTTCTATGGAGCCGGTATTTGCCGCAGTTTTTGCTTACTTTTATCTAGGAGAGGTTATTAGTGTGAATAGTTACTGGGGTGGATTACTAATCGTTGTCGGTATGATTATCGCTGAATTGAAATTAAGTAAACCAAAAGAAGAAGCGGTTTAA
- a CDS encoding nucleoside recognition domain-containing protein, with product MPWNEIINEIIVEGFGTLKQIALIIFPLMVVLEIGRDIGILDKVSQLFAPVLKIFKLPAKTALPLLVGQIFGLTYGAGVIIQISEEENISQNKLLVMAVFLAICHAVIEDTLLFVAVGGRGGVILATRLFLAVGITYIFSKFLIKGTEEIETSIES from the coding sequence ATGCCCTGGAATGAAATTATTAATGAGATCATAGTAGAGGGGTTCGGTACACTTAAACAAATAGCTTTAATTATTTTCCCTTTGATGGTAGTGCTTGAGATTGGAAGGGATATCGGTATTTTAGACAAGGTTTCGCAGCTATTTGCTCCTGTACTTAAAATTTTTAAGCTACCTGCCAAAACTGCTCTGCCTTTATTGGTAGGACAGATATTTGGGTTAACATATGGAGCAGGTGTAATTATTCAGATTTCAGAAGAGGAGAATATTTCGCAGAATAAATTATTGGTTATGGCTGTTTTTTTAGCAATCTGTCATGCTGTGATTGAAGATACATTATTATTTGTGGCAGTAGGAGGCCGCGGAGGAGTTATTCTGGCTACAAGATTATTTTTAGCAGTTGGAATTACATATATATTCAGTAAGTTCTTGATTAAGGGAACCGAAGAAATAGAGACTAGTATAGAGTCATAG
- a CDS encoding nucleoside recognition domain-containing protein, with the protein MIGQDTIKRGLQKGWNTYLTLVKIIIPVHILVTILKYTPLIEILATWVAPVMKHLGLSGEAILALISGYLLNNYAALGVVTGLDFSIREITILGTMLGISHALIIEAAVIKRIKVKILPLVCLRILVSLLTGYILNLLL; encoded by the coding sequence GTGATAGGACAGGATACAATTAAGCGGGGATTACAGAAGGGATGGAATACTTACTTAACTTTAGTGAAGATAATTATTCCGGTTCATATTCTAGTAACGATTCTGAAATATACTCCATTAATTGAGATACTTGCTACCTGGGTAGCACCAGTAATGAAGCATTTAGGGCTTTCAGGGGAAGCTATTTTAGCCTTGATCAGCGGTTATCTGCTGAATAATTATGCTGCTTTGGGAGTAGTAACAGGCCTTGATTTTTCAATTCGAGAAATAACTATCTTAGGAACTATGCTTGGAATTTCACATGCTTTAATTATAGAAGCAGCAGTAATTAAGCGGATTAAAGTCAAGATTCTGCCGTTAGTCTGTTTAAGAATTCTAGTATCATTATTAACAGGCTATATACTTAATTTATTACTATAA
- the feoB gene encoding ferrous iron transport protein B has protein sequence MDDCSEDVIVLAGNPNVGKSIFFNELTGIYVDVSNFPGTTLDISHGYYKGNVVVDTPGVYGVSSFNEEETVARDVIIEADVVLNIVDAAHLERDLFLTQQIIDMGIPVVVALNMMDEAKRQGLRIDVEGLEAELGVPVIGTVATEGQGMDKVKEALFKARTGRSDHKLQRKLKRFNNRVNQPEALLILEDDPDLAEKYGIKFSDEGKNREKIYRRRRKRIDRIINRVVTRRIRRNSLKSRLSRLMVKPLTGIPILLSVLFIIYQVVGVLIAQKVVDFTEGVVLEGIYEPFIRSVVTEFIPVNSILGNILVGEFGLLTMTVTYIFGLLLPLVIGFYFFLSLLEDSGYLPRVATLTDRVLSKLGLNGRAVIPLILGFGCVTMAVITTRLLGSKRERMIATFLLGLAIPCSAQLGVIVGLISPLGFKYLLFYAGIICFVLIAAGVILNWGLSGGSTGLLIDLPPLRVPRLSNVVTKTFTKAQLFIEEAGPIFLLGSLIITLMQINGWLGVIEDAVAPIIVNWLKLPKEMAVVFIMGIVRRDFGVAGLTKLALSPPQTLVALVTATLFVPCIASMMVIFKERNLKETILIWIGSWLSAFGIGGVLAQVLI, from the coding sequence ATGGATGACTGCTCAGAAGATGTTATAGTTCTAGCAGGAAATCCAAATGTGGGTAAGTCTATCTTTTTTAATGAATTAACCGGTATCTATGTTGATGTATCTAACTTCCCCGGAACAACTTTGGATATCAGTCACGGGTATTATAAGGGAAATGTAGTTGTTGATACTCCAGGAGTTTATGGAGTATCTTCTTTTAATGAGGAAGAAACTGTAGCGCGTGATGTGATTATTGAAGCTGATGTAGTCTTGAATATAGTTGATGCAGCCCATTTAGAACGAGATCTATTCTTGACTCAACAGATTATAGATATGGGAATTCCAGTAGTAGTTGCACTTAACATGATGGATGAGGCTAAACGCCAGGGATTGAGAATAGATGTTGAGGGATTAGAAGCAGAATTAGGAGTGCCAGTAATAGGAACAGTTGCTACTGAAGGACAGGGCATGGATAAGGTTAAGGAGGCTCTCTTTAAAGCTAGGACTGGCAGAAGTGATCATAAACTACAGCGGAAGTTGAAAAGGTTCAACAATAGAGTTAATCAGCCTGAAGCTTTATTGATTCTTGAAGATGACCCTGATTTAGCGGAGAAATATGGAATTAAGTTTTCCGATGAAGGAAAGAATAGGGAGAAAATCTACCGCAGGCGGCGAAAAAGAATTGATCGGATCATTAATCGGGTTGTAACAAGAAGGATTAGACGTAATTCGTTGAAGTCTAGATTAAGTAGATTGATGGTCAAGCCCTTAACTGGTATTCCGATTCTATTATCTGTTCTCTTTATTATCTATCAGGTAGTAGGCGTCTTAATTGCTCAAAAGGTGGTTGATTTTACTGAGGGAGTAGTTCTGGAAGGGATTTATGAACCTTTCATTCGTAGTGTAGTAACTGAGTTTATTCCAGTTAATTCTATCTTAGGAAATATCTTAGTAGGAGAGTTTGGGCTGCTGACTATGACTGTAACTTATATTTTTGGCCTCTTACTACCGTTAGTAATCGGGTTTTATTTCTTTTTATCTCTGTTGGAAGATTCGGGTTATTTGCCTAGAGTGGCTACTTTAACCGATAGAGTTTTAAGTAAATTAGGTCTAAATGGTCGAGCTGTAATCCCTTTGATTTTGGGGTTTGGCTGTGTAACTATGGCTGTAATTACTACTAGATTACTGGGTTCAAAAAGAGAGCGGATGATTGCTACTTTTTTATTGGGGCTGGCTATTCCTTGTTCAGCCCAACTGGGAGTTATTGTAGGTTTGATTAGCCCGTTGGGATTTAAGTATCTACTTTTTTATGCTGGAATTATATGTTTTGTATTAATAGCAGCCGGCGTAATTTTAAACTGGGGACTGTCGGGAGGATCGACTGGTCTGTTAATTGATCTGCCGCCGCTTAGAGTACCGCGGTTGAGTAATGTAGTAACTAAGACCTTTACTAAAGCCCAGCTATTTATAGAGGAGGCAGGACCTATCTTTTTACTGGGTTCATTGATTATTACTCTGATGCAGATAAACGGTTGGTTAGGAGTTATAGAAGATGCTGTAGCTCCAATTATTGTAAACTGGCTTAAACTACCTAAAGAGATGGCTGTAGTCTTTATTATGGGGATAGTACGCAGAGACTTTGGAGTAGCAGGTTTAACAAAGCTGGCTCTATCTCCGCCTCAAACGTTGGTAGCCTTAGTTACTGCTACTTTATTTGTTCCCTGTATTGCTTCAATGATGGTTATCTTTAAAGAGCGGAATTTAAAAGAAACTATTCTGATCTGGATAGGTAGCTGGCTATCTGCTTTTGGTATCGGGGGAGTATTGGCTCAAGTTTTAATTTAG
- a CDS encoding Fur family transcriptional regulator — MTIKIKNVKDKLAANNYKMTSQRRIILESIIENEGEHLSAEEIYARVKEEEPGIGLATVYRTLELFCDLNILHQLNFDDNCRRYELNHENKHHHHLICINCGSITEFNDEILEDFETGIEQEHNFSVTDHRIKFYGYCKNCQ; from the coding sequence ATGACTATTAAAATTAAGAATGTTAAAGATAAACTAGCAGCCAATAATTATAAAATGACCTCCCAGCGCCGGATTATTTTAGAGAGTATAATAGAGAATGAAGGAGAACACCTGAGTGCAGAAGAGATTTATGCTAGAGTTAAAGAGGAAGAACCAGGAATTGGTCTAGCTACTGTTTATCGAACTTTAGAGCTTTTTTGTGACTTGAATATCCTACATCAATTAAATTTTGATGATAACTGTCGTCGATATGAATTGAATCATGAAAATAAGCACCATCATCACTTAATCTGTATTAATTGTGGTAGTATTACCGAATTTAATGATGAAATACTAGAAGACTTTGAAACAGGAATTGAGCAAGAACATAATTTTTCTGTGACAGACCATAGAATTAAATTTTACGGCTATTGTAAGAACTGTCAATAG
- the folK gene encoding 2-amino-4-hydroxy-6-hydroxymethyldihydropteridine diphosphokinase: MTTVYLSLGSNKESREEYLQRAIKKLQDHSGIRVIASSPVYETKPVGYTDQDDFLNLVLEVKTTLASLELLDYIQEVELELDRTREIRWGPRTIDIDIILFGEKEIESERLTIPHPRFHKRAFVLVPLLDLTDEVVYEGKTAAELLDELPHKADVVEYKSCLRI, translated from the coding sequence GTGACTACTGTTTACTTAAGCTTAGGTTCTAATAAAGAAAGTAGAGAAGAATACCTACAAAGGGCAATTAAGAAGCTACAGGACCATTCTGGGATTAGAGTAATAGCCAGTTCACCAGTCTATGAAACTAAACCTGTCGGCTATACTGATCAGGATGACTTTCTTAATTTAGTACTGGAAGTAAAGACTACTTTAGCATCTCTGGAATTATTGGATTACATTCAAGAAGTAGAACTTGAATTGGATAGAACCCGTGAAATTCGTTGGGGGCCGAGGACAATAGATATAGATATTATTCTATTTGGAGAGAAAGAGATTGAATCTGAGCGGCTTACTATTCCTCATCCCCGCTTCCACAAGCGGGCTTTTGTGCTTGTTCCGCTGCTTGATTTGACTGATGAAGTAGTTTATGAAGGAAAAACAGCAGCTGAACTTTTGGATGAACTGCCCCATAAAGCTGATGTGGTGGAGTATAAGAGCTGCCTAAGAATTTGA
- the folB gene encoding dihydroneopterin aldolase: MSDYIRLEGLEFYGYHGALAEEKELGQRFIVDLELEIDLQEAGMTDRLDQTINYAEVYQKVKEIVEGDSYDLIEAVAEKIADSLLRDYSILEGIAVRVKKPEVPIPGVLDWVEVEIERSSKS, from the coding sequence ATGAGTGATTATATTCGACTGGAAGGGCTTGAATTTTACGGTTATCACGGTGCTTTGGCTGAAGAAAAGGAATTAGGCCAGCGGTTTATTGTTGATTTGGAGCTGGAGATAGATTTACAGGAAGCAGGAATGACTGACCGGCTTGATCAGACAATTAATTATGCTGAAGTCTATCAAAAGGTAAAGGAGATAGTAGAAGGAGATTCATATGATTTAATCGAGGCAGTAGCTGAAAAGATTGCAGATAGTTTATTGAGAGATTATTCTATTCTAGAGGGGATAGCAGTTAGAGTCAAGAAGCCTGAAGTTCCAATTCCTGGTGTCCTGGATTGGGTGGAAGTGGAGATAGAAAGGAGTAGTAAGTCGTGA